In Halanaeroarchaeum sp. HSR-CO, one DNA window encodes the following:
- the pyrF gene encoding orotidine-5'-phosphate decarboxylase has protein sequence MQFFDDLATRIDRVDSVVSVGLDPDPSRLPPSVADADLPRWAFNRRIIDATHEHAAAYKPNVAFYEDADGWRALRETIAYAHGKDVPVVLDAKRGDIGNTARQYAQLLDDADAITVNPYLGQDSLQPFLSRADKGVFVLARTSNPGGSDVQDLELADGDRVFERVAELAASWNEHGNVALVVGATAPEELEAVRELVPSLPFLVPGVGAQGGDAEAAVEFGLADGVGLVNSSRGIIFAGEGEKRWAAAAGSAAKRLKRRLNEFR, from the coding sequence ATGCAGTTCTTCGACGACCTTGCGACGCGTATCGACCGCGTCGACAGCGTGGTGAGCGTGGGCCTCGACCCCGACCCGTCCCGCCTGCCTCCGTCGGTCGCTGACGCCGACCTGCCTCGATGGGCCTTCAACCGCCGCATCATCGACGCTACCCACGAACACGCGGCCGCCTACAAACCGAACGTCGCCTTCTACGAGGACGCGGACGGCTGGCGAGCCCTGCGCGAGACCATCGCGTACGCCCACGGGAAGGACGTCCCGGTCGTCCTCGACGCCAAGCGCGGCGATATCGGGAACACGGCCCGGCAGTACGCCCAGCTACTGGACGACGCCGACGCCATCACGGTCAATCCGTACCTGGGTCAGGACTCCCTCCAGCCGTTCCTCTCGCGGGCCGACAAGGGCGTCTTCGTCCTCGCGCGGACCTCTAACCCCGGTGGCAGCGACGTGCAGGATCTCGAACTCGCCGACGGCGACCGCGTCTTCGAACGGGTCGCCGAACTGGCGGCCTCCTGGAACGAACACGGGAACGTCGCCCTGGTCGTCGGCGCCACCGCCCCCGAGGAACTCGAGGCAGTCCGCGAACTGGTCCCCTCCTTGCCGTTTCTCGTCCCCGGGGTCGGGGCACAGGGTGGCGATGCCGAGGCGGCGGTCGAATTCGGCCTGGCCGACGGCGTCGGCCTCGTGAACTCCTCGAGAGGAATCATCTTCGCCGGCGAGGGCGAGAAACGCTGGGCGGCGGCCGCCGGTTCGGCCGCGAAACGACTCAAGCGACGGCTCAACGAGTTCCGCTGA
- a CDS encoding pyridoxamine 5'-phosphate oxidase family protein produces MVNLPSKTGSEMSEEAIKSLLERKGHGVLSMGTENRGYGVPISYHYDADHHRIVVGMVKLPGSKRSTFASKTDEATMTVYEYHDVDTWESVIATGTLHQVRDADVPEDLAALFFYPEGPETDGQMVELDQFERAWYELRIEEISGRYDGERSPS; encoded by the coding sequence ATGGTGAACCTCCCCTCGAAGACCGGTTCGGAGATGAGCGAGGAGGCAATCAAGAGCCTGCTCGAGCGGAAGGGTCACGGCGTCCTGAGTATGGGGACGGAAAATCGGGGCTACGGCGTCCCGATATCGTATCACTACGATGCGGATCACCATCGGATCGTCGTCGGGATGGTGAAACTGCCGGGTAGCAAGCGGAGTACGTTTGCTTCGAAGACCGACGAGGCGACGATGACCGTTTACGAGTATCACGACGTCGATACGTGGGAAAGCGTCATCGCCACGGGAACGCTCCATCAGGTTCGTGACGCCGACGTCCCCGAAGATCTCGCAGCGCTGTTCTTCTACCCCGAGGGGCCCGAGACCGATGGCCAGATGGTCGAACTGGACCAGTTCGAACGTGCGTGGTACGAACTCCGGATCGAGGAGATCAGCGGCCGGTACGACGGAGAGAGATCACCGTCATAG
- a CDS encoding HAD family hydrolase, protein MTVDGVLFDLDETLVRYERPASAVLDLAFEAVGVDPFFDVRDFQDRYDTFFPQSESIDHLRELVFEDIATDAGRDPSLGRHLAAKYADERDHARVNLLPGAPALLDALDGRPLGLVTNGDPEMQRPKLEATGLDGRFDTVVYAGHDTASKPDAEPFERALEDLHVDAPTGAFVGNDPVADVHGAQSVGLRSVWIRNGTEGTPAVRPDATVDCLDELLDSWLVQ, encoded by the coding sequence ATGACAGTCGACGGCGTCCTCTTCGACCTGGACGAGACGCTGGTGCGGTACGAGCGACCCGCATCGGCAGTTCTCGACCTGGCGTTCGAGGCGGTCGGTGTCGACCCCTTCTTCGACGTTCGGGACTTCCAGGATCGGTACGATACGTTTTTCCCCCAGAGCGAATCGATCGATCACCTCCGCGAACTCGTCTTCGAGGACATCGCGACTGACGCCGGACGTGACCCCTCCCTGGGCCGTCATCTGGCCGCCAAGTACGCCGACGAACGCGACCACGCCCGGGTGAACCTCCTCCCCGGCGCCCCAGCGCTCCTCGACGCGCTCGACGGCCGGCCACTCGGGCTGGTCACCAACGGTGACCCCGAGATGCAGCGGCCAAAGCTCGAAGCGACGGGGCTCGACGGGCGCTTCGACACGGTGGTCTACGCCGGACACGATACGGCCTCGAAACCGGACGCAGAACCTTTCGAACGGGCCCTCGAGGACCTGCACGTCGACGCCCCCACCGGTGCCTTCGTCGGCAACGATCCGGTCGCCGACGTCCACGGCGCACAGTCCGTCGGGCTGCGCTCGGTGTGGATCAGGAACGGGACCGAGGGCACGCCCGCCGTGCGACCCGACGCGACTGTCGATTGCCTCGACGAACTTCTCGATAGCTGGCTAGTCCAGTAG
- a CDS encoding thermonuclease family protein: MPDRSSVVVVLLAILVLLSGCTISFQTTDYSAGPDESGLSTGGPGDGSAWNVTITHVVDGDTVEARFPNGETATLRLLGVDTPETAHDRITPDEYEGVPDTVAGRDHLFEWGERATAFATEELEGETVRIAVDESADRRGGYGRLLVYVYADGKNFNERLLREGYARLYDTPFSLRSEFEAAETEARNDERGLWAFDKTESTLQTAPAVRPGSSQVERVGDPQYRATFAAFVDDTARHLGVGYRD; the protein is encoded by the coding sequence ATGCCCGACCGGTCCAGCGTAGTGGTGGTCCTCCTCGCAATTTTGGTACTCCTCTCGGGATGCACCATCTCGTTCCAGACGACGGATTACAGTGCGGGTCCCGACGAATCCGGCCTCTCGACCGGTGGACCGGGCGACGGTAGTGCGTGGAACGTTACCATAACACACGTCGTCGACGGCGACACCGTCGAGGCTCGGTTCCCGAACGGCGAGACAGCCACCCTTCGGTTGCTCGGCGTCGATACCCCGGAGACCGCCCACGACCGGATCACTCCTGACGAATACGAGGGGGTACCGGACACCGTCGCGGGACGCGACCACCTCTTCGAGTGGGGAGAGCGTGCGACTGCCTTCGCGACCGAGGAACTCGAAGGGGAGACGGTCCGGATCGCCGTCGACGAGTCGGCGGATCGACGCGGTGGCTACGGACGACTCCTGGTCTACGTCTACGCGGACGGGAAGAACTTCAACGAGCGATTGCTGCGCGAGGGATACGCCCGACTCTACGACACGCCATTCTCGCTCCGCTCCGAGTTCGAGGCAGCCGAGACCGAGGCCCGAAATGACGAGCGTGGGCTCTGGGCGTTCGATAAGACCGAATCGACCTTGCAGACGGCGCCCGCCGTTCGACCCGGATCGTCACAGGTCGAGCGCGTCGGAGACCCCCAGTATCGCGCCACATTCGCCGCATTCGTAGACGACACCGCTCGTCACCTCGGTGTCGGATACCGCGACTGA
- a CDS encoding proline dehydrogenase family protein, which produces MIPPIANNFVAGESAEEAIDHARSLNRKNIKAIVNLLGEHYHEPEPAAEDRDQYLDLVRAVDASGAEAVVSVKPSQIGIDVGEETFRENLRDIVSIADTRDVFVWVDMEDHETTDVTLDAYEDFAREYEGGVGVCLQSNLKRTSEDLERVKDVPGKIRLVKGAYDEPKDISYKKKSRVNERYRADLEYMFSEFEEQAGIGVGSHDQKMIDFAIELGEEYDRDYEFQMLMGVRDDEQERLAREGYEVYQYVPYGGKWFQYFYRRARERKENMLFALRAVLG; this is translated from the coding sequence ATGATTCCCCCAATCGCCAACAATTTCGTCGCCGGAGAATCGGCTGAAGAGGCAATCGACCACGCACGGTCGCTGAATCGCAAGAACATCAAGGCCATCGTCAACCTGCTCGGCGAACACTACCACGAGCCGGAACCGGCCGCCGAGGACCGGGACCAGTATCTCGACCTCGTCCGGGCAGTCGACGCCTCGGGGGCCGAGGCAGTGGTCTCCGTGAAGCCGTCACAGATCGGTATCGACGTCGGCGAGGAGACGTTCCGCGAGAACCTGCGGGACATCGTCTCCATCGCCGACACCCGCGACGTGTTCGTCTGGGTCGACATGGAGGACCACGAGACGACCGACGTGACCCTCGACGCCTACGAGGACTTCGCTCGCGAGTACGAGGGTGGCGTCGGCGTCTGTCTGCAGTCCAATCTCAAGCGCACCAGCGAGGACCTCGAACGGGTCAAGGACGTGCCCGGCAAGATCCGGCTCGTCAAGGGTGCCTACGACGAGCCGAAGGACATCTCCTACAAGAAGAAATCCCGGGTCAACGAGCGCTACCGGGCCGACCTCGAGTACATGTTCTCGGAGTTCGAAGAACAGGCCGGTATCGGGGTCGGCTCCCACGACCAGAAGATGATCGACTTCGCCATCGAACTGGGCGAGGAGTACGACCGTGACTACGAGTTCCAGATGCTGATGGGCGTTCGCGACGACGAACAGGAGCGCCTCGCTCGCGAGGGCTACGAGGTCTACCAGTACGTGCCCTACGGCGGCAAGTGGTTCCAGTACTTCTATCGTCGCGCCCGCGAGCGCAAAGAGAACATGCTGTTCGCGCTCAGGGCCGTCCTGGGCTGA
- the msrB gene encoding peptide-methionine (R)-S-oxide reductase MsrB, translating to MDESTPAPAERTEDEWRSILSEEEYHILRERGTEPKFSGELLDVDEPGRFRCAGCGAVLFESDTKYGSNSGWPSFYDVVDAGAVETAVDDRHGMQRIEVTCGTCGGHLGHVFDDGPEPTGKRYCINSVALEFDPADGSEPE from the coding sequence ATGGACGAATCCACGCCCGCCCCTGCGGAGCGAACCGAGGACGAATGGCGCTCGATACTGTCCGAGGAGGAGTATCACATCCTCCGCGAACGCGGCACCGAACCGAAGTTCAGTGGAGAGTTGCTGGACGTCGACGAGCCAGGGCGATTCCGCTGTGCCGGCTGTGGTGCGGTCCTCTTCGAGAGCGACACGAAATACGGGTCGAACTCTGGCTGGCCGAGTTTCTACGACGTCGTCGACGCCGGCGCCGTGGAGACGGCCGTCGACGACCGACATGGGATGCAGCGCATCGAGGTCACCTGTGGAACCTGTGGCGGCCACCTCGGCCACGTCTTCGACGACGGGCCCGAACCCACCGGCAAGCGATACTGCATCAACTCCGTCGCACTGGAGTTCGACCCCGCCGACGGATCCGAACCCGAGTGA
- a CDS encoding universal stress protein, whose translation MERALFVARRDSTKTRELLREAGDIVGGVDGTLFVLHVMPESEYEQRAESRRESGALQKDGSEYSTYPITQAESDAREFAERMGDDVLTAGTVEWEPLGTVGREGRSILEVADDRDVDHLFVVGEQRSPSGKAIFGDLAQRLIIEFDGPVTTVVPDER comes from the coding sequence ATGGAACGAGCGTTATTCGTCGCCCGGCGAGACTCCACGAAGACACGAGAGCTGCTTCGAGAAGCGGGCGACATCGTCGGTGGCGTCGATGGCACGCTGTTCGTCCTGCACGTGATGCCGGAGTCCGAGTACGAACAACGAGCCGAATCCCGGCGGGAATCCGGAGCCCTACAGAAAGACGGGAGCGAGTACAGCACCTACCCCATCACCCAGGCCGAGTCGGACGCCAGAGAGTTCGCCGAAAGGATGGGCGACGACGTCCTGACAGCTGGTACCGTCGAGTGGGAGCCCCTCGGGACGGTCGGGCGCGAGGGGCGGTCGATCCTCGAGGTCGCCGACGACCGAGACGTAGACCACCTCTTCGTAGTTGGAGAGCAGCGCTCACCTAGCGGCAAGGCCATCTTCGGTGACCTCGCTCAGCGGCTCATCATCGAGTTCGACGGGCCGGTCACGACGGTCGTGCCGGACGAACGATAG
- a CDS encoding OsmC family protein produces the protein MSQQATTDERLATFAVQAESEGPTHTVVQARDFEFSVDEPEHLGGSNSGPNPVEYLLGALAGCLNVVGHTVADEMDMPVDDLEVDIEGDLDPAKFLGKDPEPRAGYQTVRVDLSVATDADPSTVETWLESVEERCPLSDNIANTTPIDFTVDTE, from the coding sequence ATGTCACAACAAGCGACAACCGACGAGCGGTTGGCGACGTTCGCGGTCCAGGCGGAAAGCGAAGGCCCGACTCACACGGTCGTGCAGGCCCGCGATTTCGAGTTCTCGGTCGACGAGCCGGAGCACCTCGGCGGCTCTAACTCCGGCCCGAACCCCGTCGAGTACCTCCTCGGGGCGCTGGCGGGTTGCCTCAACGTGGTCGGTCACACGGTGGCCGACGAGATGGACATGCCCGTCGACGACCTCGAAGTCGATATCGAAGGCGATCTCGACCCGGCGAAGTTCCTCGGGAAGGATCCGGAGCCACGCGCGGGCTATCAAACTGTTCGGGTCGACCTGTCGGTCGCCACCGATGCGGACCCATCGACCGTCGAGACCTGGCTCGAATCGGTCGAAGAGCGCTGTCCGCTGAGCGATAACATCGCCAACACGACGCCGATCGACTTCACCGTCGACACCGAGTGA
- a CDS encoding DUF2240 family protein: MSLRVVVAAPFKGTGRDRMGEQAFVVALSLDRDWVSPDQAKRLVDIGERSGLLDRDGDELVATFPYDEVTIPEDFEPDASIFRERSVFEHVLDALVDSGMERQAAVAAINERQQSLGVTAEVAAVLTARATGVDVEETAAKARDAIVQ, encoded by the coding sequence ATGAGCTTGCGCGTCGTCGTCGCCGCCCCGTTCAAGGGGACGGGACGAGATCGGATGGGGGAACAGGCGTTCGTGGTCGCGCTGTCACTCGACCGCGACTGGGTATCGCCGGACCAGGCCAAACGCCTGGTCGATATCGGCGAACGGAGTGGACTCCTCGACCGCGATGGCGACGAACTCGTCGCGACGTTTCCGTACGACGAGGTCACCATCCCGGAGGACTTCGAACCGGACGCGTCGATATTCCGGGAGCGGTCGGTCTTCGAGCACGTGCTCGACGCGCTCGTCGACAGCGGGATGGAACGGCAGGCCGCGGTCGCCGCCATCAACGAACGCCAGCAATCCCTCGGGGTGACCGCCGAGGTCGCGGCGGTGTTGACCGCCAGGGCCACCGGCGTGGACGTCGAGGAGACCGCGGCGAAGGCACGAGACGCCATTGTGCAGTGA
- a CDS encoding GTPBP1 family GTP-binding protein, with product MSGDRALLRTALARGEQEGGSVEFKERLTRELHLASGRRESLAAQLRHRVLSGDGEAMYVVGVTDGGGIAGISQEAFSETMDVLSLLAEEAGAHIEDVETWGTEDGGLVGVATIVDGGTLEVADDHLIVGTAGHVDHGKSTLVGSLVTGTPDDGEGGLRSYLDVQPHEIERGLSADLSYGVYGFDEEGPLRVDNPDRKSDRAAIVEEADRVVSFVDTVGHEPWLSTTIRGLVGQKLDYGLLTVAADDGPTTTTREHLGVLLATELPTIVAITKADLVSAARVDEVEREVERLLRNADRSPLPVSRHGVEAAIDEIGDSVVPIVRTSAVSREGLPALDTLFERLPKTARADGDFELYVDRSYKVAGVGAVASGTVKSGTVDVGDQLQLGPFHDGSYREVEVRSIEMHYHRVDHAEAGRIVGIALKGVREADVERGMALLAEDADPEPVRAFEAEVMVLNHPTRIHTGYEPVVHLETISEAARFDPHGGQLLPGDRGTTTVRFKFKPYHVQEGQRFVFREGRSKGVGTVTDLLD from the coding sequence ATGTCCGGCGACCGAGCCCTGCTGCGAACGGCCCTGGCCCGTGGGGAGCAGGAGGGCGGCAGCGTCGAATTCAAGGAGCGATTGACGCGCGAACTCCACCTGGCGAGCGGCCGTCGCGAGAGTCTCGCCGCCCAGCTCAGACACCGGGTTCTCTCCGGCGACGGCGAGGCGATGTACGTCGTCGGCGTCACCGACGGCGGTGGCATCGCAGGCATCTCCCAGGAAGCCTTCTCGGAGACGATGGACGTGTTGAGTCTGCTCGCCGAGGAGGCCGGCGCTCACATCGAGGACGTCGAGACCTGGGGTACCGAGGACGGCGGTCTCGTCGGGGTGGCCACCATCGTGGACGGTGGGACTCTCGAGGTGGCGGACGACCACCTCATCGTCGGGACGGCGGGCCACGTCGACCACGGGAAGAGCACGCTGGTGGGCAGTCTCGTCACCGGCACCCCAGACGACGGCGAAGGCGGCCTTCGCTCGTATCTCGACGTGCAACCCCACGAGATCGAGCGAGGGCTCAGCGCCGACCTCTCCTATGGGGTCTACGGCTTCGACGAGGAGGGCCCGCTCCGCGTCGACAATCCGGACCGGAAATCGGACCGTGCGGCGATCGTCGAGGAGGCCGACCGGGTCGTCTCGTTCGTCGATACGGTGGGTCACGAACCGTGGCTCTCGACGACGATCCGCGGGCTGGTCGGGCAGAAACTCGACTACGGCCTGCTGACCGTCGCGGCGGACGACGGGCCGACGACCACGACCCGGGAGCACCTCGGGGTGTTGCTGGCGACGGAGTTGCCGACCATCGTCGCGATCACGAAAGCGGACCTCGTCTCGGCGGCGCGCGTCGACGAGGTGGAACGGGAAGTGGAGCGACTGCTCCGGAACGCGGACCGCAGTCCACTGCCCGTCTCCCGCCACGGCGTCGAGGCCGCCATCGACGAGATCGGGGACTCCGTCGTTCCGATCGTCCGCACCTCCGCGGTCTCGCGAGAGGGCCTCCCTGCTCTCGACACGCTCTTCGAGCGACTGCCGAAGACGGCCAGGGCTGACGGCGATTTCGAGCTGTACGTCGATCGCTCGTACAAGGTGGCCGGGGTCGGCGCCGTGGCTTCCGGGACCGTGAAATCCGGGACCGTCGACGTGGGCGATCAGCTACAACTCGGTCCGTTCCACGATGGCTCGTACCGGGAGGTGGAGGTCCGGTCCATCGAGATGCATTATCACCGGGTCGACCACGCGGAGGCCGGCCGCATCGTCGGTATCGCCCTGAAAGGGGTCAGGGAAGCCGACGTCGAGCGCGGGATGGCCCTCCTCGCCGAGGACGCCGATCCGGAACCGGTCCGTGCCTTCGAGGCGGAGGTCATGGTGCTCAATCATCCGACGCGGATCCACACGGGCTACGAACCGGTCGTCCACCTCGAAACGATAAGCGAGGCGGCCCGTTTCGACCCCCACGGTGGGCAACTCCTGCCGGGCGACCGGGGGACGACGACGGTCCGGTTCAAGTTCAAACCGTACCACGTCCAGGAGGGACAGCGGTTCGTCTTCCGCGAGGGACGGAGCAAGGGGGTCGGAACCGTGACCGACCTACTGGACTAG
- the mch gene encoding methenyltetrahydromethanopterin cyclohydrolase, with the protein MDSLNRMAIELADEALDFAEELNVGAFELDNGATVIDFGIDFSGGIEAGLLLTELQTAGLATVQTRMDTVAGTPIPHVELATDRPDLALLGSQKAGWELSVDGFEGLGSGPARSLVADEDEFRAIEYTDAFDLTVLAVETDRLPTVQVAEEVADRTGVNPEGVYIAAFPTASIAGSVSIAARAAELAMFRLFELGYDPTNVLTASGSAPMAPIPATEEVAMGRTNDAIAYGGQVHLTVTEDADILDELPSTATDAYGMPFLDIFEAEDWDLQSVAPAVFAPATVTVDVVGGPTYALGERNDGLLAESFDL; encoded by the coding sequence ATGGATAGTCTCAACAGGATGGCCATCGAGCTGGCCGACGAGGCCCTCGACTTCGCCGAGGAGCTGAACGTCGGGGCATTCGAACTCGACAACGGCGCGACGGTCATCGACTTCGGCATCGACTTCTCCGGCGGTATCGAGGCGGGTCTCCTCCTCACCGAACTACAGACCGCCGGCCTCGCGACGGTCCAGACCCGGATGGACACGGTCGCCGGGACACCGATTCCGCACGTCGAACTCGCCACCGACCGGCCGGATCTCGCGCTGCTCGGTTCACAGAAGGCGGGGTGGGAACTCAGCGTTGATGGGTTCGAGGGGCTCGGAAGTGGCCCCGCCCGATCGCTCGTCGCTGACGAGGATGAGTTCAGGGCCATCGAGTACACCGACGCCTTCGACCTCACCGTCCTCGCCGTCGAGACCGACCGACTGCCCACCGTGCAGGTCGCCGAGGAGGTCGCCGATCGGACCGGAGTGAACCCCGAGGGCGTCTACATCGCCGCGTTCCCGACCGCCAGCATCGCCGGAAGCGTCTCCATCGCGGCACGGGCCGCCGAACTCGCCATGTTCCGCCTCTTCGAACTCGGCTACGACCCGACGAACGTGCTGACGGCGAGTGGGTCAGCCCCCATGGCCCCCATCCCAGCCACCGAGGAGGTGGCGATGGGCCGAACCAACGACGCCATCGCCTACGGCGGCCAGGTCCACCTGACGGTCACGGAGGACGCGGACATCCTCGACGAACTGCCGTCCACCGCGACCGACGCCTACGGGATGCCATTCCTCGACATCTTCGAGGCGGAGGACTGGGATCTCCAGTCGGTCGCCCCCGCGGTCTTCGCTCCGGCCACGGTCACGGTCGACGTGGTCGGTGGCCCCACCTACGCGCTCGGGGAACGGAACGATGGCCTGCTGGCCGAGAGCTTCGATTTGTAG
- a CDS encoding HTR-like protein, with amino-acid sequence MDRIPFGIGRLDSRIGGGVPSGSVVLLAGEAGAGAREFVYTSAVLNGLDSADPDLFSLHYGDLHEDATPPNGIHYVSFTADANDLRGEIAFAMDREMVDAGLEPVEFVDLSPEFFQLSPVPHDWYAQSHRTITDIGRGSDRRGVLEAFADYLDEHAAGGLVLVDSLDDLLAAGREAVQFSDVVMLLKGLRRASREWDGLVMILLEKDAVTDRQLGSLMTAVDGTIQFEWETGGNERVRTMFVNEFRGVLSQLEAEDIIRFETEIHDAGFEVSNIRKIR; translated from the coding sequence ATGGACCGGATTCCGTTCGGTATCGGTCGCCTGGATTCCCGCATCGGCGGTGGTGTGCCCTCCGGAAGCGTCGTCCTGCTCGCCGGCGAGGCGGGTGCCGGCGCGCGGGAGTTCGTGTACACGAGTGCGGTGCTCAACGGACTCGATTCCGCCGACCCGGACCTCTTCTCGCTCCACTACGGCGACCTCCACGAGGACGCGACGCCGCCGAACGGCATCCACTACGTCTCGTTCACCGCCGACGCGAACGACCTTCGTGGTGAGATCGCGTTCGCGATGGACCGCGAGATGGTCGATGCGGGCCTCGAGCCCGTCGAGTTCGTGGACCTTTCGCCGGAGTTCTTCCAGTTGAGTCCCGTCCCCCACGACTGGTACGCCCAGAGTCATCGGACCATCACGGACATCGGCCGGGGTAGCGATCGGCGAGGGGTCCTGGAAGCCTTCGCCGACTACCTCGACGAGCACGCCGCCGGCGGCCTGGTTCTGGTGGACTCACTCGACGACTTACTGGCGGCGGGCCGCGAGGCAGTGCAGTTCAGCGACGTCGTCATGTTGCTCAAGGGACTCCGCCGGGCGTCCCGGGAGTGGGACGGCCTCGTGATGATCCTCCTCGAGAAGGACGCCGTGACCGACCGGCAACTCGGGAGTCTGATGACCGCCGTCGACGGGACCATCCAGTTCGAATGGGAGACCGGCGGCAACGAGCGCGTCAGGACGATGTTCGTCAACGAGTTTCGCGGCGTCCTCTCGCAACTCGAAGCGGAGGATATCATCCGCTTCGAGACCGAGATCCACGACGCGGGCTTCGAAGTGAGTAATATCAGAAAAATCCGGTAG
- a CDS encoding 30S ribosomal protein S8e: MQYQGRSKRMKTGARARPQHKKKKHELGRSPTETELDEPRFRVVESRGGNRKVRALATDVANVTDEGETVQTEILDVVENTANPNYVRRNILTKGAVIETGEGTARVTSRPGQTGQVNAVLVE, translated from the coding sequence ATGCAGTACCAGGGACGCTCCAAGCGGATGAAGACGGGGGCCCGCGCACGGCCACAGCACAAGAAGAAAAAACACGAACTCGGTCGCTCCCCGACGGAGACGGAACTCGACGAGCCGCGCTTCCGCGTCGTCGAGTCCCGTGGCGGGAACCGCAAGGTTCGAGCCCTCGCGACGGACGTCGCCAACGTCACCGACGAGGGCGAGACCGTCCAGACCGAGATCCTCGACGTCGTCGAGAACACGGCGAACCCGAACTACGTCCGACGGAACATCCTCACGAAGGGCGCCGTCATCGAGACCGGTGAGGGGACCGCCCGCGTCACCTCCCGCCCGGGCCAGACCGGTCAGGTCAACGCCGTTCTCGTCGAGTGA
- a CDS encoding MTH1187 family thiamine-binding protein, translating to MTVIGFLSVSPVQEGSLAPAVAHAVAALDEYDVTYETTPMGTVIEATDVDELLAAVGAAHTAVDGDRVSTFLKIDDKRTSETSAADKVDAVERELGRPPRRER from the coding sequence ATGACAGTCATCGGCTTTCTGTCGGTATCGCCCGTACAGGAGGGGAGTCTCGCTCCAGCCGTCGCCCACGCCGTGGCCGCACTCGACGAGTACGACGTCACCTACGAGACGACTCCGATGGGGACGGTCATCGAAGCGACGGACGTAGACGAACTGCTGGCCGCCGTGGGGGCCGCACATACGGCGGTCGACGGCGACCGGGTGAGCACCTTCCTCAAGATAGACGACAAACGGACCAGCGAGACGAGTGCGGCCGACAAGGTCGACGCCGTCGAGCGTGAACTGGGCCGACCGCCACGTCGGGAACGCTGA